A genomic segment from Alteribacillus bidgolensis encodes:
- a CDS encoding nitroreductase family protein: MELTKGLLSRRTIHIFKKEPVERSIIEKAIHCAIHAPNHKMTEPWHFYAITGKTKEKLAKRRSELKIEKFMDKDSERAIKAKEQAYTFMAELPWVIAVTTHRYSVDPVREKEDFAATACAIQNFMLAAWNEGVGAKWATGQLVKDKKAREIINPGEEEEIIGFLFLGYPKDIPKIKTRKEQDSISWLD, encoded by the coding sequence ATGGAACTTACAAAAGGATTGTTGTCTAGACGAACGATACATATTTTTAAAAAAGAACCAGTGGAGCGGTCTATTATTGAAAAAGCTATTCATTGTGCCATTCATGCACCGAATCATAAAATGACGGAACCGTGGCACTTTTATGCGATAACAGGAAAAACCAAAGAAAAACTAGCGAAAAGAAGAAGTGAATTGAAAATAGAAAAATTTATGGATAAAGATTCAGAGCGTGCCATAAAAGCAAAGGAACAAGCGTATACGTTTATGGCAGAACTTCCTTGGGTGATTGCTGTAACGACTCACCGTTATAGTGTTGATCCTGTACGTGAGAAAGAAGATTTTGCAGCAACTGCTTGTGCTATTCAAAATTTTATGCTCGCAGCATGGAATGAAGGAGTAGGAGCCAAATGGGCCACTGGTCAGCTTGTAAAAGATAAAAAAGCGAGGGAGATTATAAATCCTGGAGAAGAAGAAGAAATTATTGGTTTTCTTTTTCTCGGCTATCCAAAAGATATCCCGAAGATAAAAACACGAAAAGAACAAGATAGTATAAGCTGGCTTGACTGA
- the bioB gene encoding biotin synthase BioB, with the protein MNNSWNCLADEVLQGKKVTKQDGLNILSVPDRDILSLLNGAYKLRYHYYANDVKLNMIVNAKSGLCPEDCGYCAQSSIANTDADKYPLLDKDSLVKGAKEAMERKAGTYCIVASGRGPTEKEVDHVTEAVKEIKQEMPLKICACLGILKEGQAERLKAAGVDRYNHNLNTHKDHHAAITTTHTYEDRERTVNHAKNAGISPCSGVIAGMGETDEQLIETLFALKELDADSVPVNFLHPVKGTPLEDRDGVAPMRSLKILAAARYILPDKEIRVSGGREVNIRSLQPLTLYAANSIFVGDYLTTGGQKVKDDHQMIEDMGFRVEQYAVPEPS; encoded by the coding sequence ATGAATAACAGTTGGAATTGTTTAGCAGATGAAGTATTGCAAGGAAAAAAAGTAACGAAGCAAGATGGACTTAATATTCTTTCAGTACCGGACAGGGATATACTGTCGCTTCTCAATGGAGCTTATAAACTAAGATATCATTACTATGCAAATGACGTTAAATTAAATATGATTGTGAATGCTAAAAGCGGACTGTGTCCTGAAGATTGCGGGTATTGCGCTCAATCTTCTATCGCAAATACTGATGCAGATAAATATCCTTTGCTCGATAAAGACTCCTTAGTAAAGGGAGCGAAAGAAGCTATGGAACGTAAGGCCGGTACATATTGTATTGTGGCCAGCGGCCGAGGTCCGACGGAAAAGGAAGTAGATCATGTCACAGAAGCGGTTAAAGAAATCAAACAGGAAATGCCGCTTAAAATATGTGCTTGTCTTGGAATTTTAAAAGAAGGCCAGGCTGAGCGTTTAAAAGCAGCTGGGGTGGACCGCTACAATCATAATTTAAATACACATAAAGACCATCATGCAGCTATAACTACCACTCACACGTATGAAGACAGAGAAAGAACGGTCAATCACGCGAAAAATGCAGGTATCTCTCCGTGTTCTGGTGTGATAGCAGGAATGGGAGAAACAGATGAACAATTAATTGAAACATTATTTGCATTAAAGGAATTGGATGCTGATTCTGTTCCGGTAAACTTTTTACATCCTGTAAAAGGCACGCCGCTTGAAGATAGAGATGGTGTCGCTCCTATGCGCTCACTAAAAATTCTTGCAGCTGCTAGGTATATTCTGCCGGACAAAGAAATACGCGTATCAGGCGGAAGAGAAGTGAATATCCGCTCATTACAGCCGCTCACCTTGTATGCTGCAAACTCCATATTTGTAGGTGATTATTTGACAACAGGCGGACAAAAAGTAAAGGATGATCATCAAATGATCGAGGATATGGGCTTTAGAGTTGAACAATATGCTGTTCCAGAACCGTCTTAA
- a CDS encoding MerR family transcriptional regulator yields the protein MSSSYKDKKVITIGVVSELTGLSERKIRYYEERKLVFPERTSGGTRKYSFDDVERLVDIANKMEDGMQTFDIRRMEQKKLPKKELRERMLRGQLNAAFNMRK from the coding sequence ATGTCTTCTTCTTACAAAGATAAAAAAGTAATCACAATAGGAGTCGTAAGTGAATTAACAGGATTGTCTGAACGAAAAATCCGTTATTATGAAGAAAGAAAGCTTGTCTTTCCTGAAAGAACATCGGGCGGTACCCGCAAATACTCCTTTGACGATGTGGAACGATTAGTTGATATTGCCAATAAAATGGAAGATGGAATGCAAACGTTTGACATCCGAAGAATGGAACAGAAAAAGTTACCAAAAAAAGAATTGCGTGAACGTATGCTGCGTGGTCAGCTTAATGCAGCTTTTAACATGAGAAAATAA
- the cbpB gene encoding cyclic-di-AMP-binding protein CbpB: MLQTLKNSQIMDSEIKELMISHEKVAHVQLNNPLDHALLVLIKSGYTAIPVLDTEYKVHGQISKAQILDSILGIERIEMERLHDYKVSDVMTTKVPKMNKNETFGKALMLSINHPFVCIEDDERSFIGIMTRRSILALIHRYLGK; this comes from the coding sequence ATGTTACAAACATTAAAAAACAGCCAAATTATGGATAGTGAGATCAAGGAACTGATGATTTCGCATGAAAAAGTAGCACATGTTCAATTAAACAATCCGCTTGACCATGCACTGCTCGTTTTAATTAAATCTGGCTACACAGCAATCCCAGTGCTTGACACAGAATATAAAGTACACGGGCAGATTAGCAAAGCCCAAATTCTTGATTCTATTTTAGGTATTGAACGAATTGAAATGGAACGCCTTCATGATTATAAGGTTAGTGATGTTATGACTACGAAAGTACCTAAAATGAATAAGAACGAAACCTTCGGAAAAGCGTTAATGCTGTCTATTAACCATCCATTTGTTTGTATTGAAGACGATGAACGTTCTTTCATAGGGATAATGACACGCCGGTCTATTCTTGCTTTAATTCATCGTTACCTAGGTAAGTGA
- the namA gene encoding NADPH dehydrogenase NamA, protein MKPALFTSYSIKNITLKNRIVMSPMCMYSCFNQDGEITDWHLYHYITRAMGQAGLIFTEAAAVTPQGRISHEDLGIWDDSQLEGLKKLTRTVKEYGSHIGIQLAHAGRKATVDGPIIAPSPIPFNDDIKTPDEMSESDIHETIKAFKNAAKRAIEAGFDVLEIHAAHGYLINEFLSPLTNHRTDSYGGSLKNRYRFLETIIKEVRKIWNGPLFVRISANEYEEYGNKIEDFIQLASWMKQDGADLVDCSSGGITPKRPHAFPGFQVPNAETIRKKAGLSTGAVGLITSGIQAEEILQNERADLVFIGRDLLRNPYWPLKAAKELNYSLEGPKQYDRGWK, encoded by the coding sequence ATGAAACCAGCATTATTTACCTCTTATTCGATCAAAAACATAACATTAAAAAATCGAATTGTGATGTCTCCCATGTGTATGTATTCTTGTTTTAACCAGGATGGAGAAATAACGGATTGGCATCTTTATCATTATATAACCAGGGCCATGGGGCAAGCTGGTCTTATATTTACGGAGGCTGCTGCTGTAACCCCTCAAGGTCGTATCTCACACGAAGACCTTGGTATTTGGGATGACAGTCAACTAGAAGGATTAAAAAAACTAACTAGAACAGTTAAAGAATATGGTTCTCATATTGGAATTCAGCTCGCTCACGCCGGCCGAAAAGCTACAGTAGATGGACCGATTATCGCTCCCTCTCCCATCCCTTTTAATGACGACATCAAAACGCCAGATGAAATGAGCGAATCAGACATTCATGAAACCATTAAAGCTTTCAAAAATGCGGCGAAACGGGCAATCGAAGCAGGATTTGATGTATTAGAAATACACGCAGCGCACGGATATCTGATTAATGAATTTCTTTCTCCTCTCACCAATCACCGTACAGACAGCTACGGAGGATCACTAAAAAACCGTTACCGATTTTTAGAAACAATCATCAAAGAAGTGAGAAAGATTTGGAATGGACCACTATTTGTCCGGATCTCTGCAAATGAATACGAAGAGTATGGAAACAAAATAGAGGACTTCATTCAGCTGGCATCGTGGATGAAGCAGGACGGTGCAGACCTTGTGGACTGCAGCTCTGGCGGTATCACACCTAAAAGACCTCATGCGTTTCCAGGTTTTCAAGTTCCAAACGCAGAAACCATCCGCAAAAAAGCGGGATTATCAACAGGAGCTGTAGGTTTAATTACGAGCGGCATTCAAGCCGAAGAAATTTTGCAAAATGAACGAGCTGATCTCGTGTTTATTGGAAGAGACTTGCTGAGAAATCCATACTGGCCGCTTAAAGCAGCGAAAGAACTGAATTACTCTCTTGAGGGTCCTAAACAGTATGATAGGGGCTGGAAGTAA
- a CDS encoding YlbF family regulator: MSAVLSTSVDLLDESALVGQIVLQSEVFIHYKQARKQMESDKKAQRLIAEFAEWKDKYDEVQRFGKYHPDYKTISKQVRQIKRELDLYEPIASFKKAEKELERLLNEICAEVAGAVSPTIKVPTGNPYFDNASCGGGCGTGGSCGCG, translated from the coding sequence ATGTCTGCAGTTTTATCAACCTCGGTTGATTTGCTAGATGAATCTGCCTTAGTTGGACAAATCGTTCTCCAGTCTGAGGTTTTTATACATTATAAACAAGCAAGAAAGCAGATGGAAAGCGATAAAAAGGCACAACGTTTAATCGCTGAGTTTGCAGAATGGAAAGACAAATATGATGAGGTTCAGAGGTTTGGGAAGTATCACCCAGATTATAAGACCATTTCCAAACAAGTACGTCAAATTAAACGAGAGCTTGATTTGTATGAACCGATTGCGAGTTTTAAAAAAGCGGAAAAGGAATTAGAGCGGCTCCTAAATGAGATATGTGCAGAAGTTGCAGGTGCTGTTTCTCCAACAATTAAGGTGCCAACTGGCAATCCGTATTTTGATAATGCTTCATGTGGAGGCGGCTGCGGCACCGGTGGAAGCTGCGGCTGCGGTTAA
- a CDS encoding YlbE-like family protein: MHPQTYALIKTKPEYKEFLRFHPQWYRTLNKHPEKIEEFISASKVYHGQTIPQRLERFQKNMDMVLMILKLLNNK; the protein is encoded by the coding sequence ATGCATCCACAAACGTATGCACTTATTAAAACGAAACCAGAATACAAGGAGTTTCTCCGTTTTCATCCTCAATGGTACCGTACTTTAAATAAGCATCCAGAAAAAATAGAAGAGTTTATCTCAGCCTCTAAAGTATATCATGGGCAAACGATTCCGCAGCGGCTCGAACGGTTCCAGAAAAATATGGATATGGTTCTCATGATTTTAAAATTATTAAACAATAAATAA
- the ylbD gene encoding YlbD family protein — protein MSKDSLPPSLHDFREFLQKHPRLIKEVREGNRTWNQLYQDWVILGEEHDDWKPFRVSEEEKSNDNPDQSDSLSNLMKTIGQINIQDLQKQISQFSGMMGNVQRVLQQFQKPSGPPRPPQDPFSFRGF, from the coding sequence ATGAGCAAAGACTCCTTGCCGCCGTCACTTCATGATTTTCGTGAATTTCTTCAAAAGCATCCACGCTTAATAAAAGAAGTAAGGGAAGGAAATCGTACATGGAATCAACTTTATCAAGATTGGGTTATATTAGGGGAGGAACATGATGACTGGAAGCCTTTCCGAGTTTCTGAAGAAGAGAAATCTAATGATAATCCAGATCAGTCGGATTCGTTATCCAATTTAATGAAGACGATCGGACAAATAAACATTCAAGATTTGCAGAAACAGATCTCACAGTTTAGTGGTATGATGGGAAATGTTCAACGTGTACTGCAGCAGTTTCAAAAACCGTCCGGACCGCCGCGGCCGCCGCAAGATCCTTTTTCTTTCAGAGGTTTCTAA
- a CDS encoding PaaI family thioesterase, translating into MLIDFPPPAKLVAFIIRMRLVFVHPDYTFFALFGYYVTIILFKQYTQERNYFMIMSKNELQERYAAFIEDATEEEQNVMEEMIRGWEGKRKGQYYSFVGSWLQTNRNWKDDETYEVTIPLHKGLENPLSMVHGGVTATLLDSTMGGLANEITPEGKGSVTLEMKINYIKPGKGETLRCESKVISKSKSMIVTEGKVYNDDNQVIAFGSGTFYIINL; encoded by the coding sequence TTGCTCATAGATTTTCCACCTCCAGCAAAACTTGTTGCTTTTATCATACGCATGCGCCTTGTTTTTGTTCACCCAGATTACACTTTCTTTGCATTGTTTGGCTATTACGTTACAATAATATTGTTTAAGCAATATACACAAGAAAGGAACTACTTCATGATTATGTCAAAAAATGAATTACAAGAAAGATATGCTGCTTTTATTGAAGATGCAACAGAAGAAGAGCAAAATGTGATGGAAGAAATGATTCGCGGATGGGAAGGCAAACGGAAGGGTCAATATTATTCCTTTGTTGGAAGCTGGCTGCAAACCAACAGAAATTGGAAAGATGATGAAACATATGAGGTAACTATCCCTCTTCATAAAGGATTAGAAAACCCTTTATCTATGGTACACGGCGGGGTCACTGCCACCCTTCTTGATTCAACAATGGGCGGTCTTGCAAATGAAATTACTCCTGAAGGTAAAGGATCCGTTACGTTGGAAATGAAAATTAACTATATTAAACCTGGAAAAGGAGAAACACTACGCTGTGAATCAAAGGTTATCTCAAAGAGCAAAAGTATGATTGTAACCGAAGGAAAAGTATACAATGATGACAATCAAGTTATAGCTTTCGGTTCCGGCACCTTTTATATTATAAACCTTTAA
- a CDS encoding CBS domain-containing protein, with translation MKTVQDVMTTDVECCRPDETVYDAAMKMKDYDVGSIPVTQDKNLMGMVTDRDIVLRCIAEKKPNTTSVSDVMSSNIITAEPNMDIHQAARMMAEKQIRRLPIVENQQLVGIASLGDMAVDTTTDEEASFALSEISERPEVHH, from the coding sequence ATGAAGACTGTACAAGATGTAATGACAACCGATGTGGAATGCTGCAGACCAGATGAAACCGTATATGATGCAGCCATGAAAATGAAAGATTATGACGTAGGTTCTATACCTGTAACGCAAGATAAAAATCTGATGGGCATGGTTACAGACCGGGATATCGTGCTGCGCTGCATTGCCGAAAAGAAACCAAACACTACATCGGTTTCTGATGTCATGAGTTCTAATATTATTACGGCAGAACCAAATATGGATATTCACCAAGCAGCAAGGATGATGGCTGAAAAACAAATTCGTCGTCTGCCGATAGTTGAAAATCAACAGCTAGTAGGAATTGCTTCGCTCGGAGATATGGCTGTCGATACTACGACGGATGAAGAGGCTTCGTTTGCACTCAGTGAAATTTCAGAGAGGCCGGAAGTACATCACTAA
- a CDS encoding YugN family protein, protein MKIEDFDFHGKEFQFGSLERIMKKNGFIHEGQWDYERVTFDYKMLDKTDDATYFLRIQAFAVQGEIPKEDAEVQLLTPFLGRHYYPHGVEYDEDFPDKIVTKCKNKIESVYNELVEADK, encoded by the coding sequence ATGAAAATTGAAGATTTCGATTTCCATGGAAAAGAGTTTCAATTCGGAAGTTTAGAAAGAATTATGAAAAAAAATGGCTTTATCCATGAAGGTCAGTGGGATTACGAACGCGTTACATTTGATTATAAAATGCTGGACAAAACAGATGATGCTACCTACTTTTTACGTATTCAAGCTTTTGCCGTCCAAGGAGAAATTCCAAAAGAAGATGCAGAAGTTCAATTACTGACTCCATTCCTTGGAAGACACTATTATCCGCATGGTGTAGAATATGATGAAGATTTCCCAGATAAAATTGTAACGAAGTGCAAAAACAAAATAGAAAGCGTGTATAATGAATTGGTGGAAGCTGATAAATAA
- the ytvI gene encoding sporulation integral membrane protein YtvI, producing MSSIFNKKIFLRILTIVLILLGAYFILPVSGPIILALLTALLLSPAVRLIMAKTGIKRSMAVTLVFTLFLCILGLSGYILVTQVVTQVVYLIENLPAYVSDLNQTWLNFQYKIEKAYEDLDLPPEVIHEINNQITDMLNNLRDQLSSGDLINEITGMVAAIPRYLVTFLVYLIALFLFLIELPRLKQKMHAFMKEDTSEKFKFMTSRLSYVILGFFKAQFLVSIIIFLVTIVSLYIFTPDVALIMSIVIWLIDFIPIIGSIAILAPWSLYYFISGNVLTGTQLLILAAVLLIIRRTVEPKVMGHHIGLSPLATLISLYIGLTLFGIIGFIIGPLAVIAFTSAREAGIIKMNFKI from the coding sequence GTGTCATCCATTTTCAACAAAAAAATATTCTTGCGCATCTTAACAATTGTACTTATACTACTTGGCGCATACTTTATTCTGCCGGTCTCCGGTCCTATTATACTTGCACTGTTAACCGCTTTGCTTTTATCTCCAGCTGTACGGCTTATTATGGCAAAAACCGGCATCAAACGAAGTATGGCTGTTACTCTCGTGTTCACCTTATTTCTTTGTATTCTTGGTCTAAGCGGCTACATACTTGTTACACAAGTCGTTACTCAAGTTGTTTATCTTATTGAGAACCTGCCTGCTTATGTCAGTGACTTAAATCAAACCTGGCTTAATTTTCAATATAAAATAGAAAAAGCTTACGAAGACTTGGATTTGCCTCCTGAAGTAATTCATGAGATAAATAATCAAATTACGGATATGCTAAATAATCTTCGGGATCAACTATCGAGCGGGGATTTAATCAATGAAATTACTGGCATGGTTGCAGCTATTCCAAGATATCTTGTCACATTTCTAGTTTACTTAATCGCTCTTTTTCTATTTTTAATTGAACTGCCAAGGCTTAAACAAAAAATGCATGCTTTTATGAAAGAAGACACTTCAGAAAAATTTAAATTTATGACATCCAGACTTTCATATGTTATTTTAGGTTTTTTCAAAGCTCAATTTTTAGTCAGCATTATCATTTTTTTAGTTACGATTGTCAGCTTATATATTTTCACACCTGATGTGGCACTGATTATGTCAATAGTTATATGGCTGATCGATTTTATACCGATTATTGGATCTATTGCCATACTTGCCCCGTGGTCGTTGTATTATTTCATTTCTGGAAACGTACTTACTGGAACGCAGCTTCTCATATTAGCAGCTGTTCTGCTGATTATACGACGAACCGTCGAGCCGAAAGTGATGGGGCACCATATCGGATTATCTCCGTTAGCCACCTTGATATCGTTATATATTGGCCTTACATTATTTGGCATAATTGGTTTCATCATTGGACCACTTGCTGTTATTGCATTTACTTCAGCGAGAGAAGCAGGTATTATCAAAATGAATTTCAAAATTTAA
- a CDS encoding DUF420 domain-containing protein, whose protein sequence is MGDHNESSLPNENKNANDKTNVWIAVILTIIINGLVTVLFFMDGFSREVEGFDLTILPMLNAIFNSFTTVFLFTALFFILRKNIKMHRRFIYAAFTSTAFFLITYVTYHYLAESTEYGGSGAMAAIYYFILITHIILAIVIVPLAVLSFMRGIKYQVRKHRKIARWTMPLWLYVSITGVLVYIMISPYY, encoded by the coding sequence TTGGGAGATCACAACGAGTCATCTTTACCCAATGAAAATAAGAATGCTAACGACAAAACCAATGTATGGATTGCTGTTATATTAACGATTATCATTAATGGACTCGTCACCGTTTTATTTTTTATGGATGGATTTAGCAGGGAAGTAGAAGGTTTTGATTTAACGATTCTTCCGATGTTGAATGCAATTTTCAATAGTTTTACCACTGTATTTTTATTTACTGCTTTGTTTTTCATTTTACGTAAAAATATTAAAATGCACCGCCGCTTTATTTACGCTGCTTTTACATCAACCGCATTCTTTCTGATTACGTATGTTACCTATCATTACTTAGCAGAGTCAACGGAATACGGCGGCAGCGGAGCGATGGCAGCTATTTATTATTTTATTTTAATAACACATATTATACTTGCTATTGTTATTGTTCCTTTAGCTGTACTGTCTTTCATGCGCGGAATTAAATATCAAGTAAGGAAGCATCGAAAAATTGCGCGCTGGACAATGCCCTTATGGTTATATGTCAGCATTACTGGCGTGCTTGTGTATATTATGATATCCCCTTATTATTAA
- a CDS encoding cytochrome C oxidase subunit IV family protein, translated as MSDDLSKPFTKSSMSEEEIMKINKERKIQVTSFAFMIFLTILAFIAVATETIEVGFAIPFILLLAVVQFFLQMYYFMHLKDKDHGWPNAFIISGVVLSTPALIALILLLGVTKY; from the coding sequence ATGTCTGATGATTTATCGAAACCATTTACGAAAAGTTCGATGTCGGAAGAAGAGATAATGAAAATCAATAAGGAGAGAAAGATTCAAGTAACCTCCTTTGCTTTCATGATTTTCTTAACCATCCTCGCATTTATTGCTGTAGCAACAGAAACGATTGAAGTAGGATTTGCTATACCATTTATTTTACTTTTAGCTGTGGTACAGTTTTTCCTTCAAATGTATTACTTTATGCATCTTAAAGACAAAGACCACGGCTGGCCGAATGCTTTCATTATTTCTGGTGTTGTTCTTTCTACACCGGCTTTAATTGCATTAATCCTTCTATTAGGTGTAACAAAATATTAA
- a CDS encoding cytochrome (ubi)quinol oxidase subunit III, producing the protein MAGSVDLSKGLPSHPEKSTLEGKNKFLGFWIFLGGETIMFATFFGTFLGLREGTAGGPSAEELFSMPLVFIMTMLLLTSSLTSVLAMFSMKKNNFKNMLVLMIVTVLLGVGFLGFEIYEFVEYVHHGLGYTTSAFASSFYTLVGLHGAHVLFGLCWITTLIIRYSRSGITLTNAPKFYVASLYWHFIDVVWVFIFTVVYLMGIGGA; encoded by the coding sequence ATGGCAGGCTCGGTTGATCTTTCAAAAGGCCTCCCTTCTCATCCGGAAAAATCAACGTTAGAAGGGAAAAATAAATTTTTAGGTTTCTGGATCTTTCTAGGCGGGGAAACGATCATGTTCGCTACATTTTTTGGTACGTTTCTAGGTCTTAGAGAAGGAACGGCTGGCGGACCGTCTGCAGAAGAATTATTTTCGATGCCGCTAGTATTCATCATGACGATGCTGTTATTAACGAGCTCTTTGACAAGTGTTTTGGCAATGTTTTCCATGAAGAAAAATAATTTTAAAAACATGCTGGTTTTAATGATAGTGACCGTTTTATTAGGTGTTGGGTTCTTAGGATTTGAAATTTACGAATTCGTGGAATATGTCCATCACGGCCTTGGGTATACTACCAGTGCATTTGCATCATCTTTCTATACCCTTGTTGGTCTTCACGGAGCTCACGTACTCTTTGGACTTTGCTGGATTACCACACTAATTATTCGTTACAGCCGTTCAGGCATTACGCTGACCAATGCGCCGAAATTTTATGTAGCAAGTCTATATTGGCACTTTATTGACGTGGTGTGGGTCTTTATCTTTACCGTTGTCTATTTAATGGGAATTGGAGGTGCATAA
- the ctaD gene encoding cytochrome c oxidase subunit I translates to MATATATKDKSVLWDWLTTVDHKKLAVLYLIAGTLFFVKAGMMALFMRIQLMSAENDFLTGQTFNELITMHGTIMLFLAATPLIFAFMNFVIPLQIGARDVAFPFVNALGFWIFFFGGLLLSVSWFFGGGPDAGWTAYVPLSSGEYADLGLDFYVVGLQVSGIGTLVSAINFIVTIINMRAPGMTMMRMPLFCWTGLVVSILIVFAFTPLAAGLALLMLDRIFGGQFFIPDMGGNAVLWQHIFWIFGHPEVYILVLPAFGIISEVIPAFSRKRLFGYTAMVFATLVIAFLGFMVWVHHMFTVGLGPITNSVFAIATMGIAVPTGIKIFNWLFTMWGGKITFNTAMLCASSFVPTFVLGGVTGVMLAMVPVDYLYHDTYFVVAHFHYIIIGGIVLGLLAGTYYWYPKMFGHKLNEKLGILMFWLFYIGFHMTFFIQHILGLIGMPRRVYTYLEGQGMETMNLVSSIGSFVMGAAILVLIINVVYSAFNSERITVNDPWDARTLEWSTPTPIPEYNFAQTPQVRSLDPWFYEKVHGDGTMKPAEPMTDIHMPNGSILPFVIGLGLFIWGFGMIMINMDDTIVPPFLVIGTGVILTFGSMLIRSIKEDHGYHIPLEQVKKIEKEVS, encoded by the coding sequence GTGGCAACTGCAACAGCTACTAAAGATAAAAGTGTTTTATGGGATTGGCTGACTACTGTCGACCATAAAAAGCTGGCGGTATTATATTTGATCGCGGGCACGCTGTTTTTCGTTAAAGCAGGTATGATGGCTTTGTTTATGAGAATACAGCTGATGTCAGCTGAAAATGATTTTCTTACCGGACAAACATTTAATGAATTAATTACAATGCATGGGACGATTATGTTGTTTTTAGCAGCAACTCCGCTGATTTTTGCGTTTATGAACTTTGTTATTCCATTACAAATCGGAGCTAGGGACGTTGCATTTCCTTTTGTTAACGCTCTCGGTTTTTGGATTTTCTTCTTTGGCGGCCTTTTGTTAAGCGTAAGCTGGTTTTTTGGAGGAGGTCCTGATGCAGGCTGGACTGCGTACGTGCCGCTTTCAAGCGGAGAGTATGCTGACCTTGGCTTGGATTTCTATGTAGTAGGTCTACAGGTGAGTGGGATTGGTACACTGGTATCTGCTATAAACTTTATTGTAACGATCATTAACATGCGTGCTCCAGGTATGACAATGATGAGAATGCCATTGTTCTGCTGGACAGGCCTTGTTGTCTCGATCCTTATTGTATTTGCTTTTACACCGCTTGCAGCAGGTCTGGCACTTTTAATGCTCGATCGAATATTTGGCGGACAATTTTTTATTCCTGATATGGGGGGGAATGCTGTTCTTTGGCAGCATATCTTCTGGATTTTTGGTCATCCGGAAGTGTATATTCTTGTTTTGCCGGCATTTGGTATTATTTCAGAAGTTATTCCGGCTTTTTCAAGAAAACGCTTGTTTGGTTATACAGCAATGGTATTTGCAACATTAGTCATTGCATTTTTAGGGTTTATGGTTTGGGTTCACCACATGTTCACAGTAGGTTTAGGCCCGATTACGAACTCTGTATTCGCCATTGCTACTATGGGTATCGCCGTTCCAACAGGTATCAAAATCTTTAACTGGCTATTTACAATGTGGGGCGGAAAAATCACGTTCAACACAGCAATGCTCTGTGCATCTTCTTTTGTACCGACATTTGTACTGGGCGGTGTAACAGGTGTAATGCTTGCAATGGTGCCTGTAGATTACTTGTACCATGACACATACTTTGTTGTTGCTCACTTTCACTACATTATTATCGGTGGTATTGTATTAGGGTTACTAGCTGGTACTTACTACTGGTATCCAAAAATGTTCGGCCATAAACTAAATGAAAAATTAGGTATACTTATGTTTTGGCTGTTTTATATCGGTTTCCACATGACTTTCTTTATTCAGCACATTCTTGGTTTAATCGGTATGCCTAGACGTGTATATACGTACCTTGAAGGTCAAGGCATGGAAACGATGAATCTCGTTTCAAGTATCGGTTCCTTTGTTATGGGGGCAGCAATTCTTGTTCTTATCATTAACGTCGTGTACTCTGCATTTAATTCAGAGCGCATTACAGTTAATGATCCTTGGGATGCACGTACATTAGAATGGTCTACACCAACGCCTATCCCAGAGTACAACTTTGCTCAAACCCCACAGGTTCGTTCATTGGATCCATGGTTTTACGAAAAAGTTCATGGTGATGGAACAATGAAGCCGGCAGAACCAATGACGGATATTCATATGCCGAACGGATCTATATTGCCGTTTGTTATTGGCCTTGGACTGTTTATTTGGGGATTTGGAATGATTATGATAAATATGGACGATACCATTGTTCCTCCATTCTTAGTAATTGGTACAGGAGTTATTCTGACCTTTGGATCGATGCTTATACGTTCAATTAAAGAGGACCATGGCTATCATATACCTCTCGAACAAGTAAAGAAAATCGAAAAGGAGGTTAGCTGA